The genomic region ttcttttattgTAGAGGAGCATAATCTGTTTTCCTCGAACTCTGTTCTgatccaaattatttattttatttcttgtatAACCTGCGTCATAGCTGTGAATTTTCTCTGGCTATTTTGTGATTAACCCGAACACTTATTTTGATTTCATACATTTTCTATGCCTACCTCCTTTCACCACCAACTGGGACAACTCATTGTTGATTTTACACCTAATGAAtaattcagaattagaatttataatATGACTATGAACCAAAATCTTTGCTTTGATTTCCATGCAGCTCGAGTTCCTAAAAAGATCCTGAAATGTAACGCTGTTTCCAGAGAATTAAACTTTTCCTCATCCGAACAGATGGAAAAATTCAGGCTAGAACAAAAAGTTTTCTTCAAAGGACAATGCGTAGAAGGTGATTATCTTTCTTAGAATTTCATTTTAATGTTACAATAATAATggtctgcattttaaaaaataccaTCAATTCATGCAATAGAGAAATGCAACAAGCAAGTTGACCTGATGCAGGCAAATGGGCATAAAAAGCATGTAATGAGCTGGGCTGAAAAGCCAGTCTCTTGTGCTGTGTATGACTAGATATGGATTCTTTGACTTCAGATTCATATTACCATAAATGAATTTTCATAAATACAGCCTTCAATAATTGTTTAATTTCTTTGGGAGtcattttattgttttgtaataatacatttaaaaacgTAACATACGCAAtataacttttgtctgccataaggcaaatagAGTTGTCATGACCCTTGCCTGgccccaaaaaagagaaaaacaagcaaaagagagtcccttcagagtcactgagtatccgtgAATTCGTCTCCAGTGTTCACACATCCTCTGCAACTGCACACCAtcactggcaacccaagctccagatccaaaccaacatgatcaagaagccttcagcacctaagGCTCTTTAGCAGCCCATCTTTCCCTCTGTAACCTCTCTAatccctggttcccatgagctaatTGCCAGCAGCCTACAGCCCATTCAGATCCCTCATCTGTAAGTCTCCTGAAGTCTAAGTGTGTCCATCAGCCATTGTGCTACTTGCTGCTCTGCTGCTTTGTAGCCTTCCCAGTCgggtctttcagctgctgagctcctcgctggtctgctgctatgGTCACCGACCTGTAGGCTTATCTACCATGCCTCTCCTTTTCAATGGGGTGGGAGCGGGGGGGTTCATTGCCCATTTCtactgccctgcaccagtccgctTTTAActgggagtctgcaacccctcgtggctgctgccaaacacaggcattgccatcttgggcccagaccaccACAGTTGCAggatcctttaacaggccgtttagaGCCAATCTGGAGCTGCCAGCATTAGGACCATGCAGTTTGAACCCTTAGGAGTAGTGCTGTATCTTCACTTTTCATTCTCCCAGGTCTGCACAGCAGCAGCGCCATATTTTTAGTAGATACAAATTTCCAAGCTGGTATACTTTTCTATTGGGCTTAAATCACTCTTGGGAAAAGGAAATACTTCATCTTATTTCCTGGATTTACTGGCTTTTCTAGTTCTTTAATTATATTCAAATTCTAAAGCAAAGTCAGTCATTTCCATTATCCACTGAGGGGAGAAAAGGTGGAATATAATACAAGGAGATAGCTATCTGTTTAACGGGTTTTCAGTTGTATAGGTGAAGTGAGGATTTCTTGGAAGGTTATTGAGAGAATGCTTATTGTGCAAGCAGTAATAAGGAACGTTATTGAGATAGACATAAATATTAAGAATTGATTAATGCTTCATATCCTGTAGTACACAATTGAAAAACCAGAAGAGACCTTGTAAAATGATGTGAAGGATTATAATGAGAAATGGTATTTGTTGTAGCTAATTGTCTTGAAACTTTTTTTACAAGAATGGTATTTCGAATTTGGCTTTGTCATCCCTAATTCAACAAACACTTGGCAATCATTAATAGAAGCAGCACCAGAATCTCAAATGATGCCAGCTAATGTTTTAACGTAAGTATCCTGAAGTGTGCCTTATGTGTTTTACATTTTTGTCATTGAACAACATGAACATTTGTGTGGATTGGCTATGAAGGGGCACATGACCATCTGTTACTGGCTTGTTTCCTTTCATTTTCTTACAGTTTTTATATTACTACATTTCTATTTCAAATATTGATATCACTGAATACTTTCCATGCTTTTGAGTAATTGCCCTTCAAGAGTCTTGCATCAATTTTGTTTTGTACCTATTAGAGTTCCAAATTTTCTTTTCATTGAATCATTTAGCAAAGATTTAGCACAGAAAGAAGCAATTCATAGTTATGCCAACTGTGAATTATTTTgcatgatggaaatctgaaacaaaagagagaataatGGCAATGGTCAAAATCTGAAGACTGAAACtgcttgtgccccccccccccccaccaacacttGTTAACTCTTATTCTAACACTATTGatgctgtttgaactgctgaatGTATCCAGTGTCATTTTCATTTATTGGATGAAGATATTTCCATTTAAAGAAAAGTCTGCttatgctggggttgagtgccatgcacaaatgtgctggagaaactcagcaggtcatgcagcatccaaggGTAACCAACAATTTGGGCCTCGTTATTTCCATTTTATGCTGATTCTCTACTTCAAAGTTTCTTTTGAAAGTTTATTTTATTTAAGATGGGTTCTTTTTCACTTCATTAAGTATTGTCACATTTAATTTCTCACCTACTGGCACAATCATTCCATGGCAGATGTAATAGCACtcgctctccactcagctctggaacactTAGAcaacaactcatacatacagcagctcttcatagactacagctcagccttcaacaccatttattctctcagtgctggtcaacatgCTCCAAACCCTGGACCTCCACCCCTTTCTACAATTGAATCCTTGATTTCATCAGAAGACCCCAGTCAGTATGAAtaagaaacaacatctcctcactgacgaCCATCACAAGCACACCTGAAGAATTcaagcttagcccactgttctactcgctctacacccatcacaaatttgccgatgacaccacagatgTCGCAAAATCACAAACAGCCACGAGGAAGCGTACAGGTGGGAGCTAGATCaggtagttgagtggtgtcacaataaccttgcactcaacgttagcaaaatcaaagatgattgtagacttcaggaggaaatcaggagaacacgaaccagtcctcatcaagaggtcagcagtggagagggtcaagaacttcaaattccttggtgtcaacatctctgaagatctggcctggaacctccatgttgatgcaatcacgaagaaggctcgtcaACAGCTAAACTTTGGAAGGAATATGAGGAGATtcggaatgtcaccaaagactcggaAACTCCTACaggaaccatggagagcattctggctggtatggaAGTGCCGGCGCTCAAGACCAgaagaactccagagggttgttaactcggcctgcgacatcacgggcaccatctacaagaggcggtgtcttaagaaaaccgCCTCTATCCTTGAGGATCCCCACctcctaggccatgccctcttcgttCTGATACCATCGGGTTGAAAGATaccggagcctgaagatgagcatttagcagcacaaggactgcttattccatctgccatcagattcctgaatgaacaatgaatgatGGACATACCTTACGAGCCATTTATTTTCTTACGCTCTTTTTTATTTTgtaagtggtttatataaatgtttgcactgtgctgCTGCTACAAAACGATGAATTTCGTAATATGCTCAACACTATAAATTCTGATCGTTCTTCGTCAAATCTACACTGAACTATTATAGTAATTGCAGTATCATACTGTGTGCTGTATTTTTCAAATATTAATGATAAACTGAAATATCAATATTGAATTTTATTTCAAAGGTGAGAAGTATACATTTGATATTCCAAGTTGTTATTTGGAAAGACAGCAGGAGTGGCATGAGATGCAACATGTTGAATGAAAGTTGTCGTGTCAGTCTTTGTATTCTGTATTAATGTCGATGACAAAGTTGGGGTACCATCACAACTTGTCTATTTTATGATTTACATCTGCCATGGAAACTTTTAGAGTTCTAGAATAACTGGATGATCTAAGCAGGAATCCAAAATCAAAGGTATAGAAAATTGCCACAAATCAAATATAAGATTGTGTTTGAATCACTAAATCCGAGAACATTTTAGTTTGAATACGGAACACAAACCAATTGACAGTTATTCAAGAACTTGTTGTATTTTTCTGTCGTCAGTATTGTTGCAAAGGTTCAAAATGCTATTTAAAGAATCAGTGTCTGACATCATCCTTTATAATTGTAGCTTTCTAAAGTTTCCTCAGCTATACTTGAGCCTCAAATATGTTTTTGTGCTTTCTTTAGGACAAGTATCACTTTTAAACGTGCTATTCTCTAATCACTCAAATTAGGTAGCTGATCCATTTCAAGCCAATGCGTGTAATAGCCCATCAGGAAATGTTTAAAAGTCCGACTAAGATTAATGATATCTTAATAAAGCATAGGGatggaattttgaaaaaaatgtgctgGGCTTGTATTGAATCCTTCAAGTATGCTCTATTTAGAGAATGTGAAGGGCTTGCACAGAGCACAACAATTAGCACTTCAAAAGccaaggttcaatcctgaccttgggtactatctttgcacattctccctgtgactgtatgCAAGTGCAGGTGAAGTGGTCATTGAAATAGATTTATTATATCTAACTCCATTCTTTTGAAGGTTGAATCCTGAGTGAGCCAGTTATCTGACCAGATGGATCTAGAATTCATGGAGCACCAAGTTCCTACTTATAATCTGCTTTCGTTTTAGCTATTTTGCCCAAGAATGGATCTGATTGTTTATCCATTTCCTATTCCTAGTTTTAACAAAAAATATTCTTCTTGAGTTGATTTGAATTACATTGTTGTTGCAATTATAGTAATTACATTGTCTTGTGAAGTTCTTGTTTTGTTTCACGGAGGtataaaaaatgtattatttaaaGTTTTCTGTGTAATTGCAAACTTGTTCTTCTGTAGTGGGGATGGCCAAAATTCAGGTCATGAGCCACATGTGGCTTTTTGACGTATCATGTGCGACtcatggaaatatgttggctgagacaggaatcgtatGAGCTGGTGCACACAATGGAAGTTTTAATGGGTGTGGCTTCGGATTGCGTTATTGCggttctcaaacatctgaagcttATTGTTTGTCTCTTGTGTTaaacaagtttggccacccctgttctaTGGATTCTATGTCACCAACATATGGTAAAATCTGAGACCAGCTCAAAGACCAAAATTTAatcatcaaattttaaaaaaaaagaacactaACAAGCAAGTAAAAAAATCATGACACAACAGGATTCTTTAAATTGTGTAAAATTATCAAGTTGTGGTATGATTTTCTCCCTTGACATGACTTGACAATCCAATCTCTGTCAGCAAGTCAGAAACCCCTGCTGCGGATGTTGTCATCCTACTCATGAGATATGATAGCGATATGACACCAATGTTGGGGTCAATGCTGACAGTGAGTACCTGGTCCAATTTCCACAGGAAATGGCATGGttgtctattttttttatatatataaaaaaaaaggttttttcaatttcatattcccacttcaaatgattaaaaaatGGCAAGTAACAGATTTTAAGAAGATTGCCTAGATGAATTTTTGTAGAAAATTGCAgggcttctgccatcagattattTATACCTTATGATATCAGTCTTATTATTGATGCATGTTACTTGAAGAAACCAAACCCAGTTTTGTCATTGAGCCTTTGGCAAGGGCACTCTTAACCATTACGGGGTCAACATCAGAATATTATTTCAAGACAATCACTGATTTCATTGCTTTCAGAGATCGCTGCTCCAAAGACTCCAATGTCATAATTCTGCATCCACACCAACCCACTACTATCTCCTCTTGATGATCTAAAATAGTTTGTCCTGGTAGATCCATTGTTTATTCAGAAAATTTTCAATTGACCTTCCAAAGGTACCTACCCTCACCGTTTTTTTTCAATACATTGACAACAGTGTTAGTCCATTTCCTTTCTCATTGAATCTTTATGATCATTTTCACTCCTCTTGTATTTACACATGGTCATCTCCAACTCTTTTTGCATTTCAGGACCAAGGTAGTGGCTACTGGTTCCCACAAAAGTTTTCTCCTATTTTTCAATTCTATTCTCAGAGTTCCTTCATCTGCTCTTACTGCTACTTCCATTATGTGCTAATCCTATTCCATGGTTTGCATTCAATTACTAATTCTGATTATAAATGAAAGACATCTCAACCAGGTTCACTCCATTTCATGCCCTTCTTCCCATTCCTTGGACCAGGAAAAGATGGTCTTTCCCTCACTTTCTATCCCACCAGCCTATTATATTCAGTCAATTTGATGAAATTACCCTCTGCAGTTTCAGACACATCCAATATGATGTCACTACTAGGTACATTTTCTCTTTTCCATTTTTCCTCCACTACCCCAATTGGCCTTCCTATCTCTGGTAATACCCCTTCCTGTGACACTTGCTCACACAGTGATGCCTGACCTTTGCCCTTCCTACTGTCCAAACACTTTTTCTACATATGcttagtttttaaattttgtatcatTAATCACGGTGTGGTGTCCTCCAACTTGGAAAGACAAAATATATGGTATGTTAGGTAACTAATTTGCTATTTAGTTCACAAGTATAGctgcttttctttcccattctgatCAGTCAGTCCAAGGATTCCTAAACTGTTGTATTTGCTAATGGAACAGTTATATACAGTTTTGCATCTCAACAATTGAATCTAACATTCAGTTTTATAGGAATGTTTATTTCTAATTTCTATTACTCCTTCCACATTTATTTGGTAATTTGGATAATTCCCTATTTCTGTGTCTGGACTTTTGTTGTCTATTAACATTACCCATTACAAGTATACCCTGCTTTTCCAAATtggagcattcctatgaaacttTTTGTAAGCAAAGAGCCAATCACTActtattgaaggctattttcgtaaaagcaaatttttgtaaagcgagtatttgtaaagcagggtatacctatATTTATTGTTTAATCTATCAGATTTTATACGCTTTTACAGGTCTTCTATTTCATTTTTTCATCTCACTCTTGCTCCTACTCTCCTACATGTCTATCTTTATTTTCAGGCATGTCCAATGAAAGGTCATTCACCTGCAATATTAACTGTTTCTTTATCTTCAAAACTTGagttttttttgtcttcattgTAGTTTTGTTCAATGCCATTTACCACAGTATTTAAGCTTACAACTTCTTTATTTTACCAACAGTGGTAATGTTGTCATAGAGACCAAATTCTATGACGATGATCTCCTCGTAAGTACTTCCAAAGTCAGACTTTTCTACGTCTGAAGTGAATTGTCTGCAGTTTAGTAtcaaatgtcttgctgatgacaGATGGATGAGACACTTTTCACCCCCATGACCAATGGACCAGCTCTATCTGGATGTCAACTGGCAATTTGGGTTCTTCAGAAATTATTTGGAAGATTGAAGTGAGCAAgactcagtgcaaaaaaaaagactctTGTGAAAGAAGAATGAACAGTGACAGTACTGTTTTTTTTCTTGAGACCAATGTTGTATATTCAATTGCTACTTGTTTTGAATCTGGATACACTGCTTTGCTTCCATAATTTGTATTATATGTCGTTGCACTTCAAGTTTATTCTGTTAATTATTTAGTTCCTTTTACTTTTGTTATATATTCATCAGTTGTAACAAAGTGTAAAATACTCCTCGTGTGTTAAATACATATACAGTTATAATCCTTCATGAACTAATGAGAGGGCTGAGCAACATTGCAGTCTGATTGAAATAAAGGCTGTTGCTTCTGTATTAAAGTCAAATGCAGTTAATTTGTACTGTATATAATCAGTTCAATATAACGTTTTGAGTTTACAACTTATTAACATGCAGTATTAAACAAGTTAGATTTAGATAATtttaaggatttttaaaaaaaatttaaaggatTTTAATCTATAGGATAGGGCAATGTCACTGGAGATTTCAAAGTTCAATTC from Narcine bancroftii isolate sNarBan1 chromosome 9, sNarBan1.hap1, whole genome shotgun sequence harbors:
- the pde6d gene encoding retinal rod rhodopsin-sensitive cGMP 3',5'-cyclic phosphodiesterase subunit delta isoform X2, producing MSSKEDKAEEILKGFKLNWMNLRDAETGKVLWQGTEDFSLPGVEHEARVPKKILKCNAVSRELNFSSSEQMEKFRLEQKVFFKGQCVEEWYFEFGFVIPNSTNTWQSLIEAAPESQMMPANVLTGMC
- the pde6d gene encoding retinal rod rhodopsin-sensitive cGMP 3',5'-cyclic phosphodiesterase subunit delta isoform X1, with product MSSKEDKAEEILKGFKLNWMNLRDAETGKVLWQGTEDFSLPGVEHEARVPKKILKCNAVSRELNFSSSEQMEKFRLEQKVFFKGQCVEEWYFEFGFVIPNSTNTWQSLIEAAPESQMMPANVLTGNVVIETKFYDDDLLVSTSKVRLFYV